The window GCGGGGCGGATCGTCAGTACGAAGCCGGTCGGCGGCGTCGAGTTGTTCAGGGCGTGGTTCGCCGGCGAGGCCTACCAGAAGCACCGGCACGACACGTATGCCGTCGGCGTGACCGACTCGGGCGTACAGGTATTCGACTACCGGGGCGCGGTCCACGTGAGCACTCCCCGGCACGTGTGCGTGTTGTATCCCGATGAGGTTCACGACGGACGCGCGGGCTCCGACGAGGGCTTCGGGTATCGGATCGTGTACGTGGATCCCTCCCTCCTGGGAGAGGCCGTGAGCGTGCTCCGCGGGAGGCCCTATCCGCTGCCGTTCGTGCGCGAGCCCGTGGTGATGGATGCGCGGCTGTCCCGAATCATCGACGGCGCCTTTCGCGCCCCCCTGGAATCGCTTGCGGCGGACGGCCTCATCGTGGACCTGGCGGAAGGATTGATCGCGCGAGAGCGGGGCGGGGCCGGGCCCGCGGCCTCGCGGCGCGTGGACGTCCGGGCCGCCGAACGGGCGCGGC of the bacterium genome contains:
- a CDS encoding AraC family transcriptional regulator codes for the protein MRPKQTRSAGEGLVRSRRGTVAGRIVSTKPVGGVELFRAWFAGEAYQKHRHDTYAVGVTDSGVQVFDYRGAVHVSTPRHVCVLYPDEVHDGRAGSDEGFGYRIVYVDPSLLGEAVSVLRGRPYPLPFVREPVVMDARLSRIIDGAFRAPLESLAADGLIVDLAEGLIARERGGAGPAASRRVDVRAAERARQFLDAERTRIVHSAELEAVTGLSRYDLSRQFRIMFGTSPYRYLLMRRLEFARERIHRAHPLVEIACDAGFADQAHFTRAFKSAFGLTPARYRQLRTTAG